The Amycolatopsis viridis genome window below encodes:
- a CDS encoding SRPBCC family protein — MTNEVGRTAGAGWQIGVSRTLPHPASAVWAFLTSAEGAAIWLGTAVPERPGERYETASGTAGEVRSFRELDRIRLTWRPRDWDHESTVQVTVSGSGDRSVLRFHQEWLANAEERARQREHWTGVIDRVADALGG, encoded by the coding sequence ATGACCAACGAAGTGGGCCGGACGGCCGGCGCGGGGTGGCAGATCGGCGTGTCCCGGACCCTGCCGCACCCGGCGAGCGCGGTCTGGGCGTTCCTCACCAGCGCGGAGGGCGCCGCGATCTGGCTCGGCACCGCCGTCCCGGAGCGCCCGGGCGAACGTTACGAGACGGCGAGCGGCACCGCGGGCGAGGTGCGCAGCTTCCGCGAGCTCGACCGGATCCGCCTCACCTGGCGGCCCCGCGACTGGGATCACGAGTCCACCGTGCAGGTGACGGTGTCCGGCTCGGGGGACCGGAGCGTGCTCCGCTTCCACCAGGAATGGCTGGCGAACGCGGAGGAGCGCGCGCGGCAGCGCGAGCACTGGACGGGGGTGATCGACCGGGTCGCCGACGCGCTGGGTGGCTGA
- a CDS encoding NUDIX hydrolase, with translation MQVRSATLQVLLWRRALDPHLGRWSLPGGRLRPDEDVETSVRRQLAEKVDVRQLTHVEQLAVFSAPDRVPGPRVVATAFLGLVPCGVDPEVPEDTRWHPVNDLPRTAFDHRDIVLRARDRLRSKLSYTNVGFALAPREFTISALRELYSAALGYKVDATNLQRVLSRRGLLSPTGHTAPPGRSGGRPAALFSFTGKGIQVTDPFAVFRPPPRR, from the coding sequence TTGCAAGTGCGTTCCGCCACACTGCAGGTCCTGCTGTGGCGGCGCGCGCTGGATCCGCACCTCGGCCGCTGGTCGCTGCCCGGCGGCCGGCTGCGGCCGGACGAGGACGTGGAGACCTCCGTCCGCCGGCAGCTCGCGGAGAAGGTGGACGTCCGGCAGCTGACCCACGTCGAGCAGCTCGCGGTGTTCAGCGCCCCGGACCGGGTGCCCGGGCCACGCGTGGTCGCCACCGCGTTCCTCGGCCTGGTCCCCTGCGGCGTCGACCCGGAGGTCCCCGAGGACACCCGCTGGCACCCGGTGAACGACCTGCCGCGCACCGCGTTCGACCACCGCGACATCGTGCTGCGCGCCCGCGACCGGTTGCGCTCCAAGCTGTCCTACACCAACGTCGGCTTCGCACTGGCGCCGCGCGAGTTCACCATCTCGGCCCTGCGCGAGCTGTACTCGGCGGCGCTGGGCTACAAGGTCGACGCCACCAACCTGCAGCGCGTGCTGTCCCGCCGCGGCCTGCTCTCCCCCACCGGGCACACCGCGCCGCCCGGCCGCAGCGGCGGCCGGCCGGCCGCGCTGTTCTCGTTCACCGGGAAGGGCATCCAAGTGACAGACCCGTTCGCGGTGTTCCGTCCGCCGCCCCGACGTTGA
- a CDS encoding C40 family peptidase — translation MQSQPIKRVVAGALAAAAVLAVGGFPTAPAGAVPLPAPQQQPANSADALAQYRQLATQAEQLNQEALQAQADLDAKQADLNRANADLAAATTAGQQALAAKSRYQGVVDQFADASFVGGVQFNKLSALLNGTSAQDFLERSSALEVLADEKNKALADYNAAIQAAAAAQAAAADAQARSQTAKDAAAALLNDLHARQAALQTQLDQLNQVRQRLTASERASQKDVGGSAPTLPAPTQAAQTAINVALSKLGSDYVWGATGPTTFDCSGLTLYAYGKAGVTLPRTSQSQATVGMAVSRSQLQPGDLVFFGSPIHHVGIYLGDGKMVHAPETGDVVKVSPLQNDYVGARRVAVN, via the coding sequence GTGCAGTCGCAACCCATCAAGCGCGTGGTCGCAGGAGCCCTCGCCGCCGCCGCGGTACTCGCGGTCGGTGGCTTCCCCACGGCTCCGGCCGGCGCGGTCCCCCTCCCGGCCCCGCAGCAGCAGCCCGCCAACTCGGCGGACGCCCTCGCGCAGTACCGGCAGCTCGCCACGCAGGCCGAGCAGCTGAACCAGGAGGCACTGCAGGCGCAGGCCGACCTGGATGCCAAGCAAGCGGACCTGAACCGCGCCAACGCCGACCTCGCGGCCGCCACCACCGCCGGCCAGCAGGCGCTGGCCGCCAAGAGCCGGTACCAGGGCGTGGTCGACCAGTTCGCGGACGCCTCGTTCGTCGGGGGGGTCCAGTTCAACAAGTTGTCCGCCTTGCTGAACGGCACCTCTGCCCAGGACTTCCTGGAGCGCTCCTCGGCTCTGGAGGTGCTCGCCGACGAGAAGAACAAGGCGCTCGCCGACTACAACGCGGCGATCCAGGCGGCCGCGGCGGCGCAGGCCGCGGCGGCCGATGCCCAGGCACGCTCGCAGACGGCCAAGGACGCCGCGGCGGCGCTGCTCAACGACCTGCACGCGCGGCAGGCCGCGCTGCAGACCCAGCTCGACCAGCTGAACCAGGTGCGGCAGCGGCTCACCGCGTCCGAGCGCGCGTCGCAGAAGGACGTCGGTGGCAGTGCGCCGACCTTGCCCGCCCCGACGCAGGCCGCGCAGACCGCCATCAACGTCGCGCTGAGCAAGCTCGGCAGCGACTACGTGTGGGGTGCCACCGGGCCCACCACGTTCGATTGCTCGGGCCTGACGCTCTACGCCTACGGCAAGGCCGGCGTCACGCTGCCGCGTACCAGCCAGTCTCAGGCGACGGTCGGCATGGCCGTGTCCCGGTCCCAGCTGCAGCCCGGCGACCTGGTGTTCTTCGGCTCGCCGATCCACCACGTCGGGATCTACCTGGGCGACGGCAAGATGGTGCACGCCCCGGAAACCGGGGACGTCGTCAAGGTTTCGCCCCTGCAGAACGACTACGTCGGGGCCCGGCGCGTGGCCGTGAACTGA
- a CDS encoding DUF2567 domain-containing protein, with amino-acid sequence MADSSPVQARPGGPGSELPAVLLTRRPARPRVVVKADLLPAVSLLSLIGIAGIPLGWVWSLLAPPERVRVFDGGQLVPLQLESWHRFDGLAVFALIGMAAGVVTGVAVWMLRERRGPVIMIAAVLGGLLAAWLGTQMGVAFANGAYAVTTTPAVGDVIERAPRLESMSVLVAQPLATALVYGVLAGWNGREDLGRRLG; translated from the coding sequence GTGGCCGACTCGTCGCCGGTGCAGGCCAGGCCGGGAGGCCCCGGCTCGGAGTTGCCTGCTGTGCTGTTGACCCGCAGGCCGGCCCGGCCGCGGGTCGTCGTCAAGGCCGACCTGCTGCCCGCGGTCAGCCTGCTGTCGCTGATCGGGATCGCCGGCATTCCGCTGGGCTGGGTGTGGTCGCTGCTCGCGCCGCCCGAACGCGTGCGTGTCTTCGACGGCGGGCAGCTGGTCCCGCTGCAGCTGGAGAGCTGGCACCGCTTCGACGGCTTGGCGGTCTTCGCGCTGATCGGGATGGCCGCCGGGGTGGTCACCGGTGTCGCCGTGTGGATGCTGCGGGAACGCCGCGGGCCGGTGATCATGATCGCCGCGGTGCTCGGCGGGCTGCTCGCTGCCTGGCTCGGCACCCAGATGGGAGTCGCGTTCGCCAACGGCGCCTACGCGGTCACCACCACGCCGGCCGTCGGAGATGTGATCGAGCGTGCCCCGCGCCTGGAGTCGATGTCGGTGCTGGTCGCCCAGCCGCTGGCGACCGCCCTGGTGTACGGCGTGCTCGCCGGCTGGAACGGACGCGAGGACCTCGGCCGCAGGCTGGGCTAG
- a CDS encoding glycosyltransferase family 4 protein: MLRTLLVTNDFPPRPGGIQNYLNSFARLLPPDQLVVYAPSWDKPSGSHPEFDAAAPFEVVRHPTSLMLPTPDVLRRAKEILRAHDCQAVWFGAAAPLALLAQPLRSAGAEWVVASTHGHEVGWSMLPLARQALRRIGDTTDVITYVSKYTRGRFASAFGPSAGLELLPPGVDPDVFKPDDGARAEIRARHGLGDRPTVVCVSRLVPRKGQDMLIHALPELRRRVPDVALLLVGGGPYRKTLARLADELGVGGDVILTGSVPWPELPAHYAAGDVFAMPARTRGKGLDVEGLGIVYLEASATGLPVVAGNSGGAPETVLDEVTGHVVNGRDVHQLVETLTPLLTDPARARTMGAAGRAWVTGHWRWDLLGARLRSFLAGEPVTAS, encoded by the coding sequence GTGCTTCGGACCCTGCTGGTGACCAACGACTTCCCGCCGCGGCCCGGGGGGATCCAGAACTACCTGAACTCCTTCGCGCGCCTGCTGCCGCCGGACCAGCTCGTCGTCTACGCGCCCTCCTGGGACAAGCCGTCCGGTTCGCACCCCGAGTTCGACGCCGCCGCGCCCTTCGAGGTGGTCCGGCACCCCACCTCGCTGATGCTGCCCACCCCCGACGTGCTGCGCCGCGCCAAGGAGATCCTGCGGGCGCACGACTGCCAGGCCGTCTGGTTCGGCGCCGCCGCCCCGCTGGCCCTGCTCGCCCAGCCGCTGCGGTCGGCCGGTGCGGAGTGGGTCGTCGCCAGCACCCACGGGCACGAAGTGGGCTGGTCGATGCTGCCGCTGGCCCGCCAGGCACTGCGCCGCATCGGCGACACCACCGACGTGATCACCTACGTCAGCAAGTACACCCGCGGCCGGTTCGCCTCCGCGTTCGGCCCGTCCGCCGGGCTGGAACTGTTGCCACCCGGCGTGGACCCGGACGTGTTCAAGCCGGACGACGGCGCTCGCGCCGAGATCCGCGCGCGGCACGGACTCGGCGACCGGCCCACCGTCGTGTGCGTGTCCCGTCTCGTGCCGCGCAAGGGACAGGACATGCTCATCCACGCCCTGCCCGAGCTGCGCCGCCGGGTTCCGGACGTCGCACTGCTGCTGGTCGGCGGCGGCCCGTACCGGAAGACCCTGGCGCGGCTCGCAGACGAGCTCGGTGTCGGCGGCGACGTCATCCTCACCGGCTCGGTGCCCTGGCCGGAGCTGCCCGCGCACTACGCGGCCGGTGACGTCTTCGCGATGCCCGCCCGGACCCGGGGCAAGGGCCTGGACGTCGAGGGCCTGGGGATCGTCTACCTGGAGGCGTCGGCGACCGGGCTGCCGGTCGTCGCGGGCAACTCGGGCGGCGCGCCCGAGACGGTGCTCGACGAGGTCACCGGCCACGTCGTCAACGGCCGCGACGTGCACCAGCTGGTCGAGACGCTGACACCCCTGCTCACCGACCCGGCCCGCGCCCGCACGATGGGTGCCGCCGGGCGGGCGTGGGTGACCGGGCACTGGCGGTGGGACCTGCTCGGTGCCCGGCTGCGGTCGTTCCTCGCCGGGGAACCCGTCACCGCCTCCTGA
- a CDS encoding cytochrome P450 family protein produces MPVVDEPVRLGDDIIQDPHALYRVLRAERPVRPAIARHGLRMWLVSGYAEAKALLADPRLRKDADRAHALFESHLAAAGVTAGPDPSGDLLRRHLLNTDPPDHTRLRKLVNKAFTARTVARLRPRIERITDELLDAMAAKARVDLLDAFAYPLPITVICELLGIPDQERGEFREWSATLLNSGSDESLHQAAGAMAGYLTGLIEAKRAVPTQDLLSDLVHVSAEGDQLSHEELVAMAFLLLVAGHETTVNLIANSVLSLLRHPDQLALLRSDPPLLPGAIEEFLRFDGPINIATLRFTAEPVRIGDAEIPAGEFVMISLIGANRDGERFTDPDRLDVTRPAGGHLAFGHGIHYCVGAPLARLEAEVALGRLLGRFPGFGLDGDPGELRWRESTLVHGLDTLPVVLG; encoded by the coding sequence ATGCCCGTGGTGGACGAACCCGTCAGACTGGGCGACGACATCATCCAGGATCCGCACGCGCTGTACCGCGTGCTGCGGGCGGAACGGCCGGTCCGGCCCGCGATCGCACGGCACGGGCTGCGCATGTGGCTGGTGTCGGGCTACGCGGAGGCCAAGGCGCTGCTCGCGGACCCACGGCTGCGCAAGGACGCGGACCGGGCCCACGCGCTGTTCGAGTCGCACCTGGCCGCGGCGGGCGTGACTGCCGGGCCGGATCCGTCGGGCGACCTGCTGCGCCGCCACCTGCTCAACACCGATCCGCCGGACCACACCCGGCTGCGCAAGCTGGTGAACAAGGCGTTCACCGCGCGCACCGTCGCCCGGCTGCGGCCGCGGATCGAGCGGATCACCGACGAGCTCCTGGACGCGATGGCGGCCAAGGCCCGGGTCGACCTGCTGGACGCGTTCGCCTATCCGCTGCCGATCACCGTGATCTGCGAGTTGCTCGGAATCCCCGACCAGGAGCGCGGCGAGTTCCGCGAGTGGTCCGCCACGTTGCTCAACTCGGGTTCGGACGAGAGCCTCCACCAGGCCGCCGGTGCGATGGCGGGGTACCTCACCGGCCTGATCGAGGCGAAGCGGGCGGTGCCCACCCAGGACCTGCTGTCCGATCTGGTGCACGTGTCGGCGGAGGGCGATCAGCTGTCGCACGAGGAGCTGGTGGCGATGGCGTTCCTGCTGCTGGTCGCGGGGCACGAGACGACGGTCAACCTCATCGCCAACAGTGTGCTGTCGCTGCTGCGGCACCCGGACCAGCTCGCGCTCCTGCGGTCGGACCCGCCGTTGCTGCCCGGCGCGATCGAGGAGTTCCTCCGGTTCGACGGCCCGATCAACATCGCGACGCTGCGGTTCACCGCCGAGCCGGTCCGGATCGGTGACGCTGAGATCCCGGCAGGCGAGTTCGTGATGATCTCGCTGATCGGGGCCAACCGCGACGGTGAGCGGTTCACCGACCCGGACCGTCTCGACGTGACGCGCCCGGCCGGCGGCCACCTCGCGTTCGGCCACGGCATCCACTACTGCGTCGGTGCGCCGCTGGCGCGGCTCGAGGCGGAGGTGGCACTGGGGCGCCTGCTCGGCCGCTTCCCCGGGTTCGGGCTCGACGGCGATCCGGGAGAGCTGCGCTGGCGGGAGAGCACGCTCGTGCACGGTCTGGACACGCTCCCGGTCGTGCTGGGCTGA
- a CDS encoding uridine kinase, with protein sequence MRYRPITLERLAGELTERVLALDAPWVRVAVDGPAGTADLADALVDPLRVRGRAVQRVSTVDFLRPASLRFEYGKENPDSRYWSWLDEGALRREVLDPLSGNGSGLVLPALWDAARDRATRLARVRLPAPGVLIADGEMLLGRGLPFELTVHLELSPGALRRRLPEDAQWALPAFERYAEEVRPAEIADIVVRADDPRHPALLERPRPGPG encoded by the coding sequence GTGCGGTATCGGCCCATCACCCTCGAACGCCTCGCCGGTGAGCTCACCGAGCGGGTGCTCGCACTGGACGCTCCGTGGGTGCGGGTCGCCGTGGACGGACCGGCCGGTACCGCGGACCTCGCCGACGCGCTGGTCGACCCGCTGCGGGTGCGCGGTCGCGCGGTGCAGCGGGTGTCCACTGTGGATTTCCTACGGCCGGCGTCGCTGCGGTTCGAATACGGCAAGGAGAACCCGGACTCCCGGTACTGGTCGTGGCTCGACGAGGGAGCGCTGCGGCGCGAGGTGCTCGATCCGTTGAGCGGCAATGGAAGCGGGCTCGTGCTGCCCGCGTTGTGGGACGCGGCGCGCGACCGGGCGACACGACTGGCGCGGGTGCGGCTGCCGGCCCCGGGTGTGCTGATCGCGGACGGGGAGATGCTGCTCGGGCGGGGGCTGCCGTTCGAGCTGACGGTGCACCTGGAACTGTCGCCCGGGGCGCTGCGGCGCCGCCTGCCGGAGGACGCGCAGTGGGCGCTGCCGGCGTTCGAACGCTACGCGGAGGAGGTGCGGCCCGCCGAGATCGCGGACATCGTGGTGCGGGCCGACGATCCCCGGCACCCCGCCCTCCTCGAACGTCCCCGGCCCGGGCCGGGATAG
- a CDS encoding WhiB family transcriptional regulator, translating to MSRDVIDWRTSAACRDEDPELFFPVSEMGPGARQVARAKAVCASCPVRAECLAYALDAGLDNGIFGGTTEQERRSLVRSRRRAEAA from the coding sequence ATGAGCCGCGACGTGATCGACTGGCGTACGAGTGCCGCCTGCCGGGACGAGGACCCTGAGCTGTTCTTCCCCGTGTCCGAAATGGGCCCGGGCGCCCGGCAGGTCGCACGGGCCAAGGCGGTGTGCGCAAGCTGTCCGGTGCGCGCCGAATGCCTGGCCTACGCACTGGACGCCGGTCTCGACAACGGCATCTTCGGCGGCACCACCGAGCAGGAGCGGCGGAGCCTGGTCCGCTCGCGCCGCCGCGCCGAGGCCGCCTGA
- a CDS encoding LON peptidase substrate-binding domain-containing protein, giving the protein MDAERQERATETIPLFPLQTVLLPGATLPLHLFEPRYRQLVVDLLTGAVPDRRFGIVAIRTSAVREVEHVEHVHGIGCAALLGESERLPDGRFDIVTRGERRFRVLEIHVSRAPYLVGRIEWVDDAPLPPAAAHAVHGLRRAALAAHTAYCEAAWHRDTWAAPEPGIEPGALSYLLAADCLLPLADRQELLEETHPLRRLRMVSRMLRREAGFLSKLRAVPAPPPELIQLGLPASLN; this is encoded by the coding sequence GTGGATGCGGAGCGGCAGGAAAGAGCGACAGAGACCATCCCCCTGTTCCCGCTGCAAACCGTTCTGCTGCCCGGCGCCACCCTGCCACTGCACCTGTTCGAACCGCGTTACCGGCAGCTCGTGGTCGACCTGCTGACCGGCGCGGTGCCGGACCGGCGCTTCGGGATCGTGGCGATCCGCACCTCCGCCGTCCGCGAGGTCGAGCACGTCGAGCACGTCCACGGCATCGGTTGTGCCGCCCTGCTCGGGGAGAGCGAACGGCTGCCCGACGGGCGCTTCGACATCGTCACCCGCGGGGAACGCCGGTTCCGCGTCCTGGAGATCCACGTCAGCCGCGCCCCGTACCTGGTGGGCCGGATCGAGTGGGTCGACGACGCGCCGTTGCCGCCCGCCGCGGCCCACGCCGTACACGGCCTGCGGCGCGCAGCGCTCGCCGCGCACACCGCCTACTGCGAGGCCGCCTGGCACCGGGACACCTGGGCGGCGCCCGAACCGGGCATCGAACCCGGAGCACTGTCCTACCTGCTGGCGGCCGACTGCCTCCTGCCGCTGGCCGACCGGCAGGAGCTGCTCGAGGAGACCCACCCGCTGCGGCGGTTGCGCATGGTGAGCCGGATGCTGCGGCGCGAGGCCGGCTTCCTGTCCAAGCTGCGGGCTGTGCCCGCTCCCCCGCCCGAGCTGATCCAGTTGGGGCTGCCCGCCAGCCTGAACTGA
- the bioD gene encoding dethiobiotin synthase, producing MSVLVVTGTGTGVGKTVVTAALAALAHAEGRRVAVLKPAQTGVGPDEPGDVDEVARLAGGVTTRELRRYPDPLAPERAAQRSGIAVVRPAEAAHAASELAETHDLVLIEGAGGLLVRFDGDGATLADVAWALSAPLLVVAQAGLGTLNPMALTAEVATARGLNVLGVVIGSWPAQPDLAALCNVTDLPVAAGAPLLGALPEGAGELDRAAFLTAARAGLSPWFGGDFDAERFHKGLST from the coding sequence GTGAGCGTGCTGGTTGTGACCGGGACCGGAACGGGCGTCGGCAAGACCGTGGTGACCGCGGCGCTCGCTGCTCTCGCGCATGCCGAGGGCCGCCGGGTCGCCGTGCTGAAACCCGCCCAGACCGGGGTCGGCCCGGACGAACCGGGAGACGTCGACGAGGTGGCCCGCCTGGCCGGCGGAGTGACGACGCGCGAGTTGCGGCGCTATCCCGACCCGCTCGCCCCGGAGCGGGCGGCCCAGCGGAGCGGGATCGCGGTGGTGCGGCCCGCGGAGGCCGCGCACGCGGCGAGCGAGCTCGCCGAGACGCACGACCTCGTGCTGATCGAGGGCGCGGGTGGGCTGCTGGTCCGCTTCGACGGCGACGGTGCCACGCTGGCCGACGTGGCGTGGGCGCTGTCCGCCCCGCTGCTGGTGGTCGCGCAGGCCGGGCTCGGCACGCTCAACCCGATGGCGCTGACCGCCGAGGTGGCGACCGCGCGCGGCCTGAACGTGCTGGGCGTGGTCATCGGCTCCTGGCCGGCACAGCCGGATCTCGCCGCGCTGTGCAACGTCACCGACCTGCCGGTGGCCGCCGGGGCGCCACTGCTCGGTGCTCTCCCGGAGGGTGCGGGCGAGCTGGACCGGGCGGCGTTCCTGACGGCCGCCCGTGCCGGGCTGTCCCCCTGGTTCGGTGGCGACTTCGACGCGGAACGGTTCCACAAGGGCCTGTCCACTTGA
- a CDS encoding MerR family transcriptional regulator gives MRMAELSRESGVPVATIKYYQREGLLPPGELTSPNQARYGPAHVRRLKLVRALLEIGGLTVAAVAEVLAAIDDPGISTHKVLGLAQHGLPMPTREVTAEDRAWAMGRIEDIARQRGWQVHPELPVVESLVGVLCALRQVGHEWVLEALDRYAEAAASLAEADVTALGRLDATEAVVEGSVVGTVLGDALFAALRRMAHAEVSRRKFSA, from the coding sequence ATGCGCATGGCGGAGCTGAGCCGGGAGTCGGGCGTCCCGGTCGCGACCATCAAGTACTACCAGCGCGAGGGCCTGCTGCCGCCGGGCGAGCTGACCAGTCCCAACCAGGCCCGCTACGGCCCGGCGCACGTCCGGCGGCTCAAGCTGGTCCGGGCCCTGCTGGAGATCGGCGGCCTGACGGTCGCCGCCGTGGCGGAGGTGCTGGCGGCCATCGACGACCCGGGCATTTCGACGCACAAGGTCCTCGGCCTGGCGCAGCACGGTCTGCCGATGCCCACCCGGGAGGTGACTGCGGAGGATCGCGCCTGGGCGATGGGCCGGATCGAGGACATCGCGCGGCAGCGGGGCTGGCAGGTGCACCCGGAGCTGCCGGTGGTGGAGTCGCTGGTCGGCGTGCTTTGCGCGTTGCGCCAGGTCGGGCACGAGTGGGTGCTGGAGGCGCTGGACCGCTACGCGGAGGCCGCGGCGTCCCTCGCCGAAGCCGACGTGACGGCTCTGGGCCGCCTGGACGCGACCGAAGCGGTCGTCGAGGGCTCCGTGGTGGGGACGGTGCTCGGTGACGCGCTGTTCGCCGCGCTCCGGCGCATGGCGCACGCCGAAGTCTCGCGGCGAAAGTTCTCGGCCTAG
- a CDS encoding SulP family inorganic anion transporter, whose amino-acid sequence MIDNSAQEREHAPPRSWRSALDDLRHDIPASLVVFLVAIPLSLGIALASGAPIVAGLIAAIAGGLVAGALGGAPLQVSGPAAGLTVIVAGTIEEFGWAAACAITVLAGVLQILLGLSRIARAALALSPAIVHGMLAGIGVTIVLSQLPLVFGGTAQTSPIGNLLRLPSLVLDPHGAATLTGLVALAVVLGWGKLPATVRKVPGPLAAILAATALSLVAGLDVSRVDVPGNVLDLGFVPEFPDGGWVDFGVAVVTIALVTSVATLLSAVAVDKMHAGPRANLNRELVGQGAANVLSGAFGGLPVAGVIVRSSTNVQSGARTRMSAILHGVWILLFVAVLAGALRSIPLAALAALLVHVGAKLVNPAQIRELRRHGDLPVYLVTLVGVVALDLLTGVLIGFAVAALTMLHRLLWARIHTECDGGQWRVVVEGALSALSIPRLTAVLGTVPRGAAVTLELVVDYLDHAAFDTLSDWQRSHEEAGGHVVVDEIGHPWFARGKAGEPTVHKARAQRIAPRWFAPWSEWQRAHQGEPVSVPEQRGPRESSMRRGMVEFERRTSQLVRPILGRLADTQDPETLFITCGDARIVPNLITSSGPGDLFTVRNIGNLVPDHAEGADASVGAAVEYAVGVLGVREIVVCGHSSCGAMTALLGGAPVDAPGLRSWLTHGEPSLARSRTHPPIRVAGELPGSAADQLALHNILQQLDRLREYPAVAAAHRRGELDLVGMYFDVGAARVHLYDPGSGAFTSAAAAGSEPGHRMVTG is encoded by the coding sequence ATGATCGACAATTCTGCCCAGGAGCGTGAGCACGCCCCGCCCCGCTCGTGGCGGTCCGCGCTGGACGACCTCCGCCACGACATCCCGGCCTCGCTGGTCGTCTTCCTGGTCGCGATCCCGCTGTCGCTGGGCATCGCGCTGGCCTCCGGGGCGCCGATCGTCGCGGGTCTGATCGCCGCGATCGCCGGCGGCCTCGTGGCCGGTGCGCTCGGCGGCGCGCCGCTGCAGGTCAGCGGTCCCGCGGCCGGGCTCACCGTGATCGTGGCGGGCACGATCGAGGAGTTCGGCTGGGCCGCCGCCTGCGCCATCACCGTGCTGGCCGGTGTGCTGCAGATCCTGCTCGGGCTGAGCCGGATCGCGCGCGCCGCGCTGGCCCTGTCCCCGGCCATCGTGCACGGCATGCTCGCCGGCATCGGCGTCACGATCGTGCTGTCCCAGCTTCCGCTCGTCTTCGGTGGCACCGCTCAGACCTCGCCGATCGGCAACCTGCTGCGGCTGCCGTCCCTGGTCCTCGATCCGCACGGCGCCGCCACCCTGACCGGCCTGGTGGCCCTGGCCGTCGTGCTCGGGTGGGGCAAGCTGCCCGCGACGGTCCGCAAGGTGCCCGGACCGCTGGCCGCGATCCTGGCCGCCACCGCGCTGTCGCTCGTCGCGGGCCTGGATGTGTCCCGTGTGGACGTTCCGGGCAACGTGCTCGACCTCGGTTTCGTGCCGGAGTTCCCGGACGGCGGGTGGGTCGACTTCGGCGTCGCCGTCGTGACCATCGCCCTGGTCACGAGCGTCGCGACCCTGCTGTCCGCGGTAGCCGTGGACAAGATGCACGCCGGTCCGCGGGCGAACCTCAACCGCGAGCTGGTCGGCCAGGGCGCCGCGAACGTGCTGTCCGGCGCGTTCGGCGGGCTGCCGGTCGCCGGCGTGATCGTGCGCAGCTCGACCAATGTGCAGAGCGGCGCCCGCACGCGGATGTCCGCGATCCTGCACGGTGTCTGGATCCTGCTGTTCGTCGCCGTCCTCGCCGGGGCGCTGCGCAGCATCCCGCTGGCCGCCCTCGCCGCGCTGCTGGTCCACGTCGGCGCGAAGCTCGTCAACCCGGCCCAGATCCGGGAACTGCGCCGACACGGTGACCTGCCGGTCTACCTGGTCACGCTGGTCGGCGTCGTCGCCCTCGACCTGCTCACCGGTGTGCTGATCGGCTTCGCGGTGGCCGCGCTGACCATGCTGCACCGCCTGCTGTGGGCGCGCATCCACACCGAATGCGACGGCGGCCAGTGGCGCGTCGTCGTCGAGGGAGCGTTGTCCGCGCTGTCGATCCCGCGCCTGACCGCGGTGCTGGGCACCGTTCCGCGCGGCGCGGCGGTGACGCTCGAACTCGTCGTCGACTACCTCGACCACGCCGCGTTCGACACGCTGTCGGACTGGCAGCGCTCCCACGAGGAGGCCGGCGGCCACGTGGTCGTGGACGAGATCGGGCACCCGTGGTTCGCTCGCGGCAAGGCCGGTGAACCCACCGTGCACAAGGCCAGGGCGCAGCGGATCGCGCCGCGCTGGTTCGCGCCCTGGTCGGAATGGCAGCGTGCGCACCAGGGGGAGCCCGTCTCCGTCCCGGAGCAGCGCGGCCCGCGGGAGAGCTCGATGCGGCGCGGCATGGTCGAGTTCGAGCGGCGCACCTCGCAGCTGGTCCGCCCGATCCTGGGCCGGCTCGCCGACACCCAGGACCCGGAGACGTTGTTCATCACCTGCGGCGACGCGCGGATCGTGCCGAACCTGATCACCAGCAGCGGTCCCGGCGACCTGTTCACGGTGCGCAACATCGGCAACCTGGTGCCCGACCACGCGGAGGGCGCGGACGCCTCGGTCGGCGCCGCGGTCGAGTACGCGGTCGGGGTGCTCGGGGTGCGGGAGATCGTGGTGTGCGGGCACTCGTCGTGCGGGGCGATGACGGCGCTGCTGGGCGGTGCGCCGGTGGACGCCCCCGGGCTGCGGTCCTGGCTCACGCACGGCGAGCCGAGCCTGGCGCGGTCCAGGACCCACCCGCCGATCCGCGTGGCCGGCGAGCTGCCCGGTTCCGCGGCCGACCAGCTGGCCCTGCACAACATCCTGCAGCAGCTGGACCGGTTGCGGGAGTACCCGGCGGTCGCGGCCGCCCACCGACGCGGCGAGCTCGACCTGGTCGGGATGTACTTCGACGTCGGTGCCGCGCGGGTGCACCTGTACGACCCCGGGTCCGGCGCGTTCACCTCCGCCGCCGCGGCGGGGAGCGAACCGGGGCACCGGATGGTCACCGGTTAG